In Amaranthus tricolor cultivar Red isolate AtriRed21 chromosome 5, ASM2621246v1, whole genome shotgun sequence, a genomic segment contains:
- the LOC130814299 gene encoding fasciclin-like arabinogalactan protein 4 produces the protein MVFLQNPHYTITIMTFFFISILIFPIYTLNIPQILSQYPDLSDFTSLFNSTGISDELSRRSSLTILAVPNSYLRSSTPTFTEESPETLADVIRYHILLQYLTFPDLRQIKSTGLIITTLLQTTGRAPNNLGSLNATFNPPNGVVSFHPPNNNSISSNVISLIKTVPYNLSIFTVDSFLIPYGFDLMASETRPPPPGLNITRALIDGHAFNVAASMLQASGVVSEFEEDEGGAGITLFVPTDEAFANLPSNVELQALAADKKALVLKFHVLHSYYPLGSLESIVNPVQPTLATEDNGAGSFTLNISRVNGSVAINTGIIQTTVIQTVFDQKPVAIFGVSNVLLPKEIFGEGGKGKGVNLRGGSQSEPYMASQPPAIGPAPESYSGEEYGGPTHLSSPPGFREGLSSSTGKRNNWGWMKMMMFCIALLCVWIL, from the coding sequence ATGGTGTTCTTACAAAATCCCCATTATACCATCACCATTATGACATTCTTCTTTATCTCTATCTTAATCTTCCCAATTTATACTCTCAACATACCTCAAATTCTTTCTCAATACCCAGATCTCTCAGATTTCACTTCCCTCTTTAACTCTACTGGAATTTCCGACGAACTTTCTAGAAGATCCTCTCTTACTATCCTCGCCGTCCCGAATTCCTACCTCCGTTCTTCAACCCCAACTTTCACGGAAGAATCTCCAGAAACTCTAGCCGACGTTATCCGTTACCATATCCTCTTACAATACCTTACTTTCCCGGATCTTCGTCAAATCAAATCCACGGGTCTCATAATCACGACCCTTCTCCAAACAACCGGTAGAGCTCCGAACAATCTCGGATCCTTAAACGCAACATTCAACCCACCAAACGGTGTCGTTTCTTTTCACCCGCCTAACAACAACTCTATTTCCTCCAATGTAATCTCTCTCATCAAAACTGTGCCGTATAATCTCTCAATCTTCACCGTTGATTCATTCCTAATTCCATACGGGTTCGATCTAATGGCATCAGAGACCCGGCCACCTCCACCCGGATTAAACATCACACGGGCATTAATCGATGGTCATGCTTTCAATGTTGCTGCATCAATGCTGCAAGCTTCAGGGGTAGTTTCGGAATTCGAAGAAGATGAAGGTGGTGCTGGAATTACCCTTTTTGTCCCTACTGATGAAGCTTTTGCAAATCTACCATCAAATGTTGAATTACAAGCTTTAGCAGCAGATAAAAAAGCTTTAGTACTGAAATTTCATGTTCTTCATAGTTATTATCCATTGGGTTCACTTGAATCGATTGTTAACCCAGTTCAACCCACTTTAGCAACGGAGGATAATGGGGCGGGTAGTTTTACCCTAAACATTAGTCGGGTAAACGGGTCGGTTGCGATTAATACTGGGATTATTCAAACAACAGTTATTCAGACAGTATTTGATCAAAAACCAGTTGCCATTTTTGGGGTTTCAAATGTTCTTTTACCTAAAGAGATTTTTGGTGAAGGAGGGAAGGGTAAAGGGGTAAATTTAAGAGGTGGAAGTCAAAGTGAACCGTATATGGCGTCACAACCACCAGCAATTGGGCCGGCACCGGAGAGTTATTCGGGTGAAGAGTATGGTGGGCCGACTCATTTGTCATCCCCACCCGGTTTTCGAGAAGGGTTGTCTTCATCTACAGGAAAAAGGAATAATTGGGgatggatgaagatgatgatgttcTGTATAGCATTGTTGTGTGTATGGATATTATAA